A region of Nostoc sp. KVJ3 DNA encodes the following proteins:
- a CDS encoding four helix bundle protein: MSYRNQFIWQRAVKLAINCYKFTRLFPQSELYGLTSQIRRSSVSVASNIAEGYGRRSKPEYIQFLHIALGSLRELDTQLIIAKVVDLADKNLFTPLLNEVEEMQSILVASLNKLKA; encoded by the coding sequence ATGAGTTATAGAAATCAGTTTATCTGGCAAAGGGCGGTTAAACTTGCTATCAATTGTTATAAATTTACCCGCCTATTTCCTCAGTCCGAATTGTATGGTTTAACCAGCCAAATTCGACGTTCTTCTGTATCTGTAGCATCTAATATAGCAGAAGGCTATGGAAGGCGCTCAAAACCTGAATACATACAGTTTTTACATATTGCATTAGGCTCTTTGAGAGAACTTGATACCCAATTAATCATTGCAAAAGTTGTAGATTTAGCTGACAAAAACCTTTTCACTCCCCTATTGAATGAGGTCGAGGAAATGCAAAGTATATTAGTTGCTAGCTTAAACAAACTCAAAGCTTGA
- a CDS encoding ISL3 family transposase, giving the protein MSVLAHLLPDSTNLKLESWLVDEIKTQINLIVSAISRLVNCPVCNQPTHKIHSRYERLLADLPWADYSITLQLRVRKFFCINRLCKRRIFTERLTNVTTPWARRTLRLAQRLSVIGLANGGAAGERLLQQWGIKVSRNTLLNLVRSIPLPPIVTPHTLGVDDFCFRKCKTYGTALIDLERSRPIALLKDAKAETLAEWLKAHPGVKVVSRDRSKTYESGIRQGAPEAIQVADRFHLLQNLSQTLYQVFGNHAKTLKEVEKQVFNTDTKVLEEMETALEEGRSTFVQRPVWKAEGRRELDGDSDPTQLQTTEIQNECGDIKPFLAENTDGLTARENLQANLLPSAVCPLPFPDNLSMIAEANPCPVVPRFPQNTSLKRKVQSAKAKARRRDIHEQVWSLRSIGLSVQAIAQSLGVAKNTVYNYLRSSTFTERRERSDQGLSLLNPYHDYLLSRWNNGNHSTQKLFEEIRACGYIGSYATVFRFTRYLKTLPGFKPRQGSRKNTSPKVSSSSHRPLTPSRVTALVLRRPELTQPNEREVIAQLQTAHSDLKSAIELAQQFASLVRQRQPEQLDAWLNKAKNSSVSLLRSFAVSLESDYNAVKAGVTMSVSNGPVEGHINRLKMLKRQMYGRAKIDLLERRFLLAI; this is encoded by the coding sequence ATGTCGGTGCTAGCTCACCTCTTACCAGATTCAACAAACCTAAAACTTGAGAGTTGGCTTGTTGACGAAATAAAAACTCAGATAAATTTGATTGTTTCCGCAATCAGTAGACTAGTTAACTGTCCAGTTTGTAACCAACCAACTCACAAAATTCATAGTCGCTATGAACGCTTATTAGCAGACTTACCCTGGGCTGATTACAGCATTACCTTACAGTTACGGGTAAGGAAGTTTTTTTGCATCAATAGATTGTGTAAACGGCGCATTTTTACAGAAAGGCTGACCAATGTAACCACGCCTTGGGCTAGAAGAACTCTACGTTTAGCTCAACGACTGAGTGTGATTGGTTTAGCTAATGGTGGTGCAGCAGGGGAAAGACTCTTACAGCAATGGGGGATAAAAGTTTCTCGCAACACACTATTAAATTTAGTCCGCTCAATCCCACTGCCACCAATCGTAACGCCACATACTCTTGGGGTAGACGACTTCTGCTTTCGCAAGTGTAAAACTTACGGGACAGCACTAATTGACCTCGAACGCAGCCGACCAATTGCTCTACTAAAAGATGCAAAGGCTGAAACCTTGGCAGAATGGTTAAAAGCGCACCCTGGTGTCAAAGTCGTCTCACGAGATCGGTCAAAAACTTATGAAAGTGGTATTCGTCAAGGCGCACCAGAAGCTATTCAAGTTGCAGACCGTTTTCACTTATTGCAGAACTTATCTCAAACGCTTTATCAAGTCTTTGGTAATCACGCCAAAACACTAAAAGAAGTGGAAAAACAAGTCTTTAATACTGATACTAAAGTGCTAGAAGAGATGGAAACAGCACTTGAAGAAGGCAGAAGTACGTTCGTGCAGCGTCCCGTATGGAAGGCAGAGGGCAGAAGGGAATTGGATGGGGATTCCGACCCCACGCAATTGCAGACCACTGAAATTCAAAACGAATGTGGGGATATTAAACCCTTTTTGGCAGAAAATACAGACGGATTGACTGCACGGGAAAACCTTCAAGCCAACCTTCTGCCGTCTGCCGTCTGCCCTCTGCCTTTCCCCGATAACCTTTCTATGATTGCTGAGGCTAATCCTTGCCCAGTTGTGCCAAGGTTTCCCCAAAACACATCTTTAAAAAGAAAAGTCCAATCCGCCAAGGCAAAGGCCAGACGGAGGGACATCCATGAGCAAGTTTGGAGCTTACGGTCTATTGGCTTATCAGTGCAAGCAATCGCTCAATCCCTGGGAGTTGCTAAAAATACCGTATATAATTACTTGCGTAGCTCAACTTTTACCGAACGTCGTGAACGTAGCGACCAAGGTCTGAGCCTTCTCAACCCTTATCATGATTACCTCCTCAGTCGCTGGAATAACGGTAACCACAGCACCCAAAAACTGTTTGAGGAAATTCGCGCCTGCGGCTATATCGGTAGTTATGCCACGGTCTTTCGCTTCACTCGTTATCTCAAGACCTTGCCCGGATTTAAACCGCGACAAGGTTCAAGAAAAAACACTTCCCCCAAGGTAAGCTCTTCTTCCCATCGTCCTCTCACCCCCAGTCGCGTCACAGCTTTAGTCTTGCGACGACCAGAATTAACACAGCCTAATGAGCGTGAAGTAATCGCTCAACTACAAACAGCCCATTCGGATTTGAAGTCAGCTATTGAACTAGCTCAACAGTTTGCATCTCTTGTGCGTCAACGCCAGCCTGAGCAGCTTGATGCTTGGTTAAACAAAGCTAAAAACAGCTCGGTTTCTTTGTTGCGCTCTTTTGCTGTTAGTTTAGAGTCTGACTACAATGCTGTCAAAGCAGGTGTAACTATGTCAGTCAGCAATGGCCCCGTTGAAGGGCATATTAATCGACTGAAAATGTTAAAGCGGCAGATGTATGGTCGGGCCAAGATAGACTTACTGGAACGACGATTTTTGTTGGCTATTTGA
- a CDS encoding IS4 family transposase: MLPEFYETNLKRELGRAEYLLLKILINLLQSIKTVSLEALATGLPIPILFESRRKKIQRFLSLNYINVEEIWFPIIKSWLEIYFPLNQVVYLVIDRTNWGCINLLMISVVWDKRSIPIYFELLGKLGSSNFDEQEAVFKKALPIFKNYKTVVLGDREFCSIKLANWLTEQKVYFCLRLKKDAFIEIEPEIWLQLRDLGLAPGLSFFYQGIKYTKSTGFITFNLAGKWKRKRFGVAPEEAWFILTNLDDLDSAIIAYKQRFDIEEMFRDFKSGGYNLEDTNVSGQRLISLILLISLAYTSATISGQKIKRMGVQKYVGRIKESLRTIRRHSSFYIGLYGSNWVNFMENSYELVSELMTLAPNKRKYYQQGERAMKLILSAS, translated from the coding sequence ATGTTACCAGAATTCTACGAGACAAACCTCAAGCGAGAATTGGGACGTGCAGAATATTTATTACTAAAAATTCTAATTAATTTATTACAATCAATAAAAACTGTAAGCCTTGAAGCATTGGCTACTGGTTTACCTATCCCCATATTATTTGAAAGTAGAAGAAAGAAAATCCAACGATTCTTATCTTTAAATTATATAAATGTTGAAGAGATATGGTTCCCAATTATTAAAAGTTGGCTAGAAATATATTTTCCTTTAAATCAAGTTGTTTATTTAGTAATAGACAGGACTAATTGGGGATGTATTAATTTATTAATGATCAGCGTAGTTTGGGATAAGAGGTCTATCCCAATATATTTTGAGTTGTTAGGCAAGTTAGGTTCGAGTAATTTTGATGAGCAAGAAGCAGTATTCAAAAAAGCATTACCGATTTTCAAGAATTATAAAACTGTAGTGTTAGGAGACCGAGAATTTTGTTCAATAAAGCTGGCTAACTGGTTGACAGAGCAGAAAGTATATTTCTGTTTACGCTTAAAAAAGGATGCATTTATAGAAATAGAACCGGAAATTTGGCTGCAATTAAGAGATTTAGGTTTAGCACCTGGACTTTCTTTCTTTTATCAAGGTATTAAATATACAAAATCTACAGGATTTATTACCTTTAATCTTGCAGGTAAATGGAAACGTAAACGCTTTGGAGTTGCGCCGGAAGAGGCTTGGTTTATCTTAACTAATTTAGATGATTTAGATTCGGCGATTATTGCTTATAAACAGCGTTTTGATATTGAAGAGATGTTTAGAGATTTTAAAAGCGGTGGTTATAACTTGGAAGATACTAATGTATCAGGTCAAAGGCTAATTTCCCTAATATTATTAATCTCGCTCGCCTATACAAGTGCAACTATATCTGGTCAAAAAATTAAACGCATGGGTGTTCAAAAATATGTTGGACGAATTAAAGAATCTTTAAGGACAATTCGCCGTCATAGCAGTTTTTATATTGGATTATATGGGTCTAACTGGGTCAATTTCATGGAAAATTCTTATGAATTGGTGTCCGAGTTAATGACACTAGCTCCTAATAAGCGTAAGTATTATCAACAAGGCGAAAGAGCTATGAAGCTTATTTTATCTGCATCCTAG
- a CDS encoding DUF2997 domain-containing protein has protein sequence MEGLSCLSATQPFEEALGVVSESDRIFKDEAQTQQLRTTSTHSIRLRQ, from the coding sequence ATGGAAGGGTTGAGTTGTTTATCGGCTACGCAACCATTTGAAGAAGCACTTGGAGTTGTCAGCGAGAGCGATCGCATTTTCAAGGACGAAGCCCAAACCCAACAACTTCGGACAACTTCAACCCACTCTATTCGCTTACGGCAGTAA
- a CDS encoding IS4 family transposase codes for MSKPRKKQGNPDFRHRVSVPAPASQEIESRLFELVSPGTFANLKGVKDKERSLRSRVLTLPVMAAIVLSIVYRQIQHLTDVLRSLEIEGLMWVKATKVSKQALSQRLNSLPATLFAKLFEQVIERLAVKRSVRELAPAWSSVAQRFTAIWIADASTLEAMKKHFGQLQEKTGTVLAGKILMVVEAFTHTPVAIWYDADAKMNETRWWQALLERLPDGGLLIVDMGFYGFEWFDSLTATGKYVLTRQKNLVTYRVTRVLSQGSHYKDEIIHMGLNHTHPCHHPMRLVSVLWGKTWYHYLTNVLDPQQLSAQEVCDLYRRRWRIEDAFLLTKRLLGLSYLWVGGTNGVQMQIYATWIFYAVLNDLCADVAIALRQPIERISVEMVFRSLYFFHRARSHNSQLQLIPWLVEHQRSMGLVKAVRQRHRRNAARSLDIWASALT; via the coding sequence ATGAGTAAACCACGGAAAAAGCAAGGGAATCCAGATTTTCGCCATCGAGTCAGCGTACCTGCCCCAGCCAGCCAAGAGATAGAATCACGACTGTTTGAACTAGTCAGCCCAGGTACATTTGCTAACCTCAAAGGGGTAAAAGACAAAGAACGGAGCTTGCGTTCACGAGTACTGACCTTGCCAGTAATGGCAGCAATAGTATTGAGTATAGTGTATCGACAAATACAGCATCTCACAGATGTATTGCGATCGCTAGAAATAGAGGGATTAATGTGGGTGAAAGCAACAAAAGTGAGTAAGCAAGCGTTGTCACAAAGACTCAATAGTTTGCCGGCTACACTATTTGCGAAATTATTCGAGCAAGTGATAGAGCGTCTGGCAGTGAAAAGGAGCGTAAGAGAATTAGCCCCAGCTTGGTCATCAGTAGCACAAAGATTTACCGCTATCTGGATTGCAGATGCCTCAACACTCGAAGCAATGAAAAAACACTTCGGACAACTGCAAGAAAAAACAGGTACGGTGTTGGCAGGAAAAATACTGATGGTTGTAGAAGCTTTCACTCACACTCCGGTAGCAATTTGGTATGATGCTGATGCCAAAATGAATGAGACTCGTTGGTGGCAAGCACTGTTAGAACGTTTACCTGATGGTGGCTTACTGATAGTAGACATGGGATTTTATGGCTTTGAGTGGTTTGATTCTCTTACCGCAACTGGTAAGTATGTACTCACACGCCAGAAGAATTTGGTGACATATCGGGTAACACGTGTACTTTCTCAAGGCTCTCACTACAAAGATGAAATTATTCACATGGGATTGAATCACACTCACCCTTGCCACCATCCCATGCGCTTAGTATCAGTATTGTGGGGTAAGACTTGGTATCATTACTTAACTAATGTTCTTGACCCACAACAACTTTCGGCACAAGAAGTTTGTGATTTATACCGACGACGTTGGCGGATTGAGGACGCATTTTTATTGACTAAGCGATTGTTGGGCTTGTCCTATCTGTGGGTTGGTGGTACTAACGGTGTACAAATGCAAATATACGCTACTTGGATTTTCTACGCTGTTCTAAATGACTTGTGTGCTGATGTAGCGATCGCTCTACGACAACCCATTGAACGTATTTCCGTAGAAATGGTGTTTCGCAGTTTATATTTTTTCCATCGCGCACGATCGCACAATTCACAACTACAACTGATTCCTTGGCTAGTTGAGCATCAACGTTCTATGGGTCTTGTGAAAGCTGTTCGTCAGCGACACCGACGCAACGCCGCCAGGTCGCTTGACATTTGGGCTTCTGCCTTAACTTGA
- a CDS encoding DUF1257 domain-containing protein: MSHFSTVRTKLANRECLIFALTDLNLSPQVHEEAQPLKGYYGGSQGQSAEIIVSGRTIKARADIGFKRNQLSGVYEIIYDSYETVPKLGKDFFSNKLMLAYGKHLVRIKAAELQEKFGECAIAEETKGTVQTLRLTFAGHQEVQQYVRR, translated from the coding sequence ATGTCACATTTCTCAACAGTTAGAACTAAACTTGCTAACCGTGAATGTCTTATTTTTGCACTCACGGATCTAAACCTATCACCGCAAGTTCATGAAGAAGCGCAGCCACTAAAAGGATACTACGGTGGTTCTCAAGGACAAAGTGCTGAAATCATCGTATCTGGTCGCACCATAAAAGCCCGTGCAGACATCGGATTTAAGCGGAATCAGTTAAGCGGCGTGTACGAAATAATATACGACAGTTACGAAACAGTTCCGAAGTTGGGCAAAGACTTTTTCAGTAATAAACTAATGCTGGCTTATGGTAAGCATTTGGTTCGTATCAAAGCTGCCGAGTTACAAGAAAAATTTGGTGAATGTGCGATCGCTGAAGAAACCAAAGGGACTGTGCAAACCCTACGGCTGACTTTTGCCGGACATCAGGAAGTTCAACAATATGTAAGGAGATAA